The Deinococcus metallilatus genome segment TTGAGGGCGAGGGCGGCGATCACCACGCTGGTCGTGTCCTGCGTGCTGAGCCAGCGCGGCCCCCGGCGGTTGGCGAGGAGCCACTGGCTCACCCGGGGAATCAGGGGACTCTGCGGGTCCAGGCGGGCCAGCGCCTCCAGGGCGGCGGCGGTCGTCTGGATGTCGTTGTCCTCCCAGTACCACAGCCAATCGGTGCGCTTGGGAGCGTCCCAGTGGACCAGAGCGCCGCTTTGCCCCTCGGTGCGCTTCGCTTTGAGGCGGTCCAGCACGTCCCGCGCCGCCTGCGCCTGTCCGGCGTGGTCCAAGGCGAGCGCCGTGTGGGCCAGGGTGTACGGGGCGAGGTCCGTGCGGCGCGCGAACGCGGTCAGTTGCGCGGCGTCGACGCGGCCCGCTTCCGCCAGGGCGCGGTAGGCGGTGGCCCGCGCGCCCTGCGGTTCCCGCCCGTCCTTCACGTGGCGGGCGAGGTACGTCAGCGCCCGGTCGAGGACGCGGTTGTCCACCTTCACGCCCAGTTGCCGCGCGTACAGCAGGCCGCGCGTGACGTAGGCGGTCATCTCCAGCGTCGAGTCGTCGAACTGCCAGAAGCCCCAGCCGCCGTCCTCGTGCTGGAAGTCCGCCAGGCGCGCGAGGCCGAGCGCGGTGATTTCGGGCAGGTCGCGGCGCACGTCTGCGGGCAGGGCATCTTCCCCCAGCGCCTCCCGCGCGAGCAGGGCGGGCAGGAAGCGGCTCATGGTCTGCTCGGTGCAGCCGTAGGGGTAGCCGACCAGATAGGCCAGCGCGGGCGTCACCGCGTCCAGCAGCGACGGCGTGACGAAGACGCGCAGCCGGGCCGTGCCCAGGTTCGCTTCCGGCGGCACCGGCAAGGTCACTGTCTCGCCCGCCGCGCCCGCCGCCGTGAGGGTGGTGTCGTACCCGCGCGCCTTCACGGGCAGCGGGAGCCGGAGGCTGTCACTGGCGGCCGGGGTGCGGACGCCGAAGGTGACATCGGCTGTGCCGACAGTCTCGGCGCGCACGGCGAAGTCCTGCCGCACCCGGCTCCCCGCGGCGACAGTGACGGGGGCACCGGACGGGCTGAACACGCCGGACCCGAGAGGCGTGAGGCCCTGTACCCGCGCGGTCACGTCACCCTCGACATTCCGCCCCAGCGTGTTGTTCACCACCCCCGTCAGTGTCGCAGTGTCGCCGCGCACCAGGAAGGGCGGCACGCTCAGACGGGCGATCACATCCTTCGTCGTCATCGTCGTGGCGGTCGCCTGCCCGAAGCGCGGAGAGACGGTCTGGGCACGTGCCGTGGCCACCCAGGTCGTGAGGTTGTCGGGGAAATGCACGCTGAGTTCCGCGTGGCCCTGGCTGTCCGTCACCAGATGGGGCACCCAGAGAATCGTGTCGCGGAAGTTCTCGCGGGGCGTGTCCGTCTGTGCGGGCGGCGCCGTCTTGGCCTGCCCGAAGGCCGCCTCACTCATCGCGGCGGCGGGGGCGGGCAGGCGGCCCGTCTCGAAGTAGAAGTCCACGCTGGACTGGGTCCCGACGGCGTTCTCGCGCGGCGCATGGAACACGTCCAGCATCGGCGTGCTGGTATCCGGGCGAATCAGGTAGATCGCCTGGTCCACCACACCGAGGGCGAGTTCGGCGGGCACGCCCCGCCCCGCCGCGTCGCGCACCTGCACGGCGAGCCTGCCCGTCTCGCCGGGCCGGTACTTCGCCTTTCCGGGCGTGACCTGCACGCTGAGTTCCGCGTCCCGCACGGGCACCCGCACCCGCGCGGCGTTGCTGTAGAAGTTCCCGTCCCCCAGCGCCGCCGCCCCGACGAACACGTCCCCGCCCATGTCCCGGGTCACGCGGAAGGCGTAGGTGAGCGCGGCCCCGCGTCCCCGCAACACTGCCGAGCGGCGCAGGCGGTCCCCCTCCAGCGTGACCAGGACGGGCGAGCCGGGGCGCGGGTTGCCGATCAGGACGGTGGCCGTCTCGCCCGGCGCGTAGCTGCGCTTGTCGGGCCGCAGCGTGAGTTCGCGGTAGTTCCAGTCCCAATCCTCGCCCGGTTTCAGCACCCAGGCGAAGTTCTCGAAGGTGGAAGTCCGCCCCCGCTCGTCGCGGACGGTCGCGCGCAGAACGTACCCGCCGCCCCGCCGCGCGCTGAGGGTGGCTGTCCCCGTGCCCTTCGCGTTGGTGCTGGTGGTCATACGGGCCACACGGGTTTCGCGCAGGGTGTAGTCCCCCTTCACCCGCACCCATTCCTGCCGCACGAGGTCGAGCGTGACCGGAGCGGCCCGCCCCGTCCCGTTCAGGTCACGGGTGTCCAGTGTCACCCGGATGGGCTTTCCGGCGTCGTACACGTAGGCGTCGGTGCTCGCCTCGACGTTCACGCTGGCCGGAAAGGCCAGGACGCGGGCGAAGCCGCTCACGGACCGGCCCGCCTCGTCCTCGACTTCCGCCTCGATGCGGTAACTCTGCGCGCGGCCCTGCGCGTCCCGCGTGAGGGGCAGGGTGAGGTCGAGGTTCCCCTGCGCGTTCAGCCGCGTCTCCTCGCGCACCACCAGGTCGGAGCCGTAATCGCTGCCGTCCGCGCCGGGCGGGAGGTCCTGCTCGGCGTCGAAGCCGGGCGGGTAGTAGGGCGCGCGGGTGACGTTGTACGTGACGCGGGCGCCCCCCACGCTCCCGCCGAAGAGGTAACGGGCGCTCACGCGGACGCTGAGCTTGTCTCCCTGCACGGCCCGCGCCCGGTCCGGCGTCACCGTCACGGCGTACTCGGGTTTCTGGTACGCCTCGACGGTGAAGGTGCCGCCCACGTCGGTGCCGTTCTCGCCCGTTCCGGATGGGCGGACCTCGAAGCGGTACTCTCCCAGCTTCGCGCCCGCCGGAAGGTCGAACCCCGTGCTGAACGAGCCGTACCCGTTGGTGGTGAGGGACTTCTGAAAGACGTTCTCGTCAAAGGGGGAGAAGACCGTGACGCGCACCGCCCGGTTCGCCAGGGGCTTGAGGCTCTCGCTGCCACGCAACACGCCCTTGAAATCCACATGCTGACCGGGGCGGTACACCGGACGGTCGGTGTACACGTAGCCCTTCACATGCGGCACGGCGTAGCTGTTCCAGTTCGCGCCGGAGACAGCCCACTGATTCCCGAAGCGCGCGAGGAAGAATTCGCCGTCGCGGGCGGGGGCGGTGAACTCCGCCAGGCCGTCCGCGCTGGCGAGCGTGTTCGCGCCGCTGCCCTTTCCCAGACGCCACACCCGCGCCGCCCGCGTCATGCCGCTGCCCCGGTCCGCCGCGTAGACCAGCGCCGTGTCCCGGTCGCGCTTCACCACCAGGCCCAGGTCGCTCACCAGGATCAGCGTGCCCGCCCCGCCCGCCCGCAGCACGTACAGCCCGGCGGACAGCGGGCCGAGGTTCACGTCGCCGTAGCTCTGGCGGCCGGTGTGGAGGGTCCGCACCAGGGCTGTGTGCGTGCCGGGCGGCAGGTTGGGCTGGTGCGGGTTGCCCGTGGCTCCGAACACCCCCAGCGGCTCGGCTACCCGTTCCAGGCGCAGGACCGTGTGGGGCGGGGCGTTCACGCCGACGCGCACGCTCTGGCCGGGGCGGAAGACGCCGCCGTACAGGCTGACGGGCGGCTGGGCGGGCGCGAAACTCAGGGTGAGCAGGGCGGCGAGGAGTCCGGCGCGGGCCAGCGGTCGCTTCATGCAGCCTCCAAAAGTGACGAAGAGCCCCTTCAGCGTAGCGCGCCCGTCCCGCGTGCGCCTGACGCGGCGTCAAGGCGCGCCCCTCAGCGCAGAATCTGCCAGCGATATACCCCCAGGAAATTCGGATTGTTCGGCGTGGGGTGAAAGGCCGGGTCGGGGTGGCGCATCAGGGTCGCCAGCGTGACCAGGCGCACCTGGCCGCCGTCCTCCGGCCGCGCGCCCGTGTGGTACACCACCCGCCCGCCGCCCAGGTACACCATGCTGTGATACGCCCCCAGCTCAGGCCGCAGGAAGAACAACAGGTCCCCCCGCTGCGCCCGCGCCGGGTCGCGGGAAACCAGGGCGGCCGAGTAATTGGCGAGAAACCGCGCCGAGGTGCGCCCCACCAGCCGCCCGGCGTCCACGTCCCCTTCCCGGTACGGGCCGGGCGCGACGCGGAAGACCGAGCGCGACACCAGGGGTGCCGGGTACGTGAGGCCCCGCACTTCCGGCAGGTGCGGGCGCGGCAGGAAGGTGAACTTGGCCCACCACGCCGCGTCGTGCTTCATCAGCGCGTTCACGAAGGCGTAGCGCAGGAGTCCCGCGCAGTCCCGGTCTGCCGCTTTCCAGTCGGGCGCGAGGCCGTAATACTGGCTCTCCGCCACGGCGGCGAACCAGTCCGCGAAGGCCGCGCGGTCCGCGCCCACGAGTTCCACGGCGTCCGGGTACCCGTCCCGGTCCGCATCGGCGGCACTCGCCGCGAGGGCGTTTCCGGCAACGTTCCCGGCAAGCAGCGCGGCGAGCGCGAGGGCGCGGACGGGGGACATGGCTCCAGTATGCCCCCGGGCCTGGGGACCCCGGCGGAGATGACGCGGGCTGGAGCCGATGCTGGCCCGGCTGATGCCCGTTCGGAACCTCGCGACCACCCTGACCGTTCAGCGCGTGCCACACGAACTGCCCGTCTTCGCGAGCGGCGTCCACCGGCTGCCGCCCGCTGAAGCGACGGCGGACGACGGGGGGCGTATGCTCAATCCCGCCGTGCAGGTCCGGCTGGACCTGGCCCCGAGGTGGCCTGGACGGCAGCACGAGCAGCCGAGGGGAACGGAACGGGCGCTCGGCACGGGGGTCGGCGAAGGAGGCTGAGATGGTGGGATCAGATACGCCACATGGTGCGGACAGTCCGGGGGCCCGCGCCTTTCAGGCTGCCCGGCAGGTGTTGCTCGACCGCGCGAACGACCCGGTAGGCGCGCACGCCGCCTTCCGCTGGCCGCAATTCACCACCTTTAACTGGGCCCTGGACGTGTTCGCACCACTGGCGGCCCGCCTCGGGTCGGCCCCGGCGCTGTTCTGGGACGGCGGTGAACTCTCCTATGCTGACCTGGACGCCCGCGCCAACCAGATCGCCAACCACCTGCGGCACCTGGGGGTGAAGCGTGGGGACCGCGTGCTGGTGATGCTCGGGAACGTCCCGGAGCTGTGGGCGGTGCTGATCGCCTGCATCAAGCTCGGCGCGCCCATCCTGCCCGCCGCGACCCTGCTGAGCGCGGGTGACGTGCAGGACCGGGTGGAACGCGGCCAGGTCCGGGCCGTGGTGACGGACAGCGCGAACGCGGAGAAGTTCAGCGGGTTGCCGGGTGACGTGCTCCGGCTGAGCGTGGACGAGCAGGCGGGGTCCGGCTGGCACTCCCTGGCCGAGGCCACTCACCAGCCCAGTGACTTCACGCCGGACGGGGCGACGCAGGCGAGCGACCCGGTGCTGCTGTACTTCACGTCCGGCACCACCAGCCGCCCGAAGCTCGTCGTCCACACGCACGCCTCGTACCCGGCCGGGCACCTGTCCACCGGGTACTACATCGGGCTGCGTGAGGGGGACCGCCACTGGAACGTCAGCTCCCCCGGCTGGGCCAAACACGCCTGGAGCAGCTTCTTCGTGCCCCTCACCAGCGGCGCGGCCGTGTACCTGGACAACAGCCGCTTCGATGCCCGGGCCACCCTGGACAAACTCGTCCGTCAGCGCATCAGCACGATCTGCGCTCCGCCTACCGTGTGGCGGATGCTGATCCAGCAGGACCTGAGCGCCTCCCCGGTGCAGCTCCGGGAGGCCGTGGGTGCGGGCGAGCCGCTGAACCCCGAGGTGATCGAGCGGGTCCAGCAAGCGTGGGGCGTGACCATCCGGGACGGGTACGGGCAGACCGAGACGACCGCCCAGGTCGGCAACCCCCCGGGGACGCCGATCAAACCCGGCAGCATGGGGCGGCCCCTCCCCGGCTACGACATCGTTCTTCTGGACGAGCGCGGCCAGGAGGCGGAGGAGGGCGAACTGAACCTCCGCCTGGGAGACGCCCGCCCACTGGGCCTGATGGCGGGGTACGACGGCGACCCGGAGCGCACCGCCGCGGTCCTCGGGGGGGACACCTACCCCACCGGGGACATCGTGCGGCGCGACGAGGACGGGTACCTGTTCTACGTGGGCCGGGCCGACGACGTGTTCAAAAGCGCGGACTACCGGGTGTCGCCCTTCGAGCTGGAGTCCTTCCTGGTCACGCACCCGCTGGTGGCAGAGGCAGGCGTGGTGCCCAGCCCTCACCCGGAACGGCTGTGCGTGCCGAAGGCCTACGTGGTCCTGGCAACGGGGGTCACGCCTTCGGCGGAAGTGGCCCGGGACCTGCTGGCCTACGCGCGCGAAGGGCTCTCGCCGCACCTGCGGATTCGCCGTCTGGAATTCGCGGAGTTGCCCAAGACCATCAGCGGAAAGATTCGCCGGGTGGAGCTGGCCGCTCATGCGAAGCAAGGGGTAGAAAGCGGCGTGCGCGGCGAACTCGAATTCTGGGAGGAGGACTTCCCGGCGCCAGCAGCCGAGTGAGGGCCCGCCGGGGCGTTTCTGCCCCCATACCGGTTGACTGGGCGGAGCGAGCGAAATAAGGGGAGCGTTTGGGCGAATAGAGGTGTTGGAAGTGCCTTTCCTCCCATTCCGCCGCAGGGTCGAAGCCGTCAGGGGCCGGGAAGCTCGAAGGTGACCGTCGTGCCCACGCCGGGGGTGCTGCTCACCTGAATTTGCCCGCCGTGCGCCTCGATGATGGACCGGCAGATGCTGAGGCCCAGGCCACTGCCGCCCGAGGAGCGGGAGGAGTCGGCGCGGTACAGGCGGTCGAACACGTGCGGCAGGTGTTCCGGCGGGATGCCGCTCCCGGTGTCCTGAATGCTCACGGCCAGATACCCCCGGGCCGACCTGACCGCCACGTTGACGCGGTCCCCGGCGGACGTGTGCGCCAGGGCATTGCTCAGCAGGTTCTGAAGCACCTGCGTGAGCCGCACCCGGTCCAGGGGGACGGCCCTTTCCGGGGTATCCAGCGTGGTGTCCAGGGCCACCCCCTGCCGCTGGGCCACCTCGCGGAAATTCGCCACGGCCTCGCCCACGAGGGCGGCCACGTCGGTGGGCTGGCGGTTCACGTGCAGCTCCCCGGCGTCCGCCAGCGCGAGAAAGCGCAGGTCGTTCACGAGCTGCGAGACGTGCTGGGTTTCGCGGTGCAGGCGCCCCAGCCGCTCGGGCGTGGGTCTGAAGGTGCCGTCCAGAATGCCCTCCAGGGTGCCGGAGATCACCGAGAGCGGCGTGTTGAGATCGTGGGCGATGTCGGCGGTGAGTTGCCGCCGCGCCTGCTGGTTCCGCAGCACGTCCTGGTGCATCTCTCCGAACGCCAGGAGGACCTCCCCGAACTCGTCGCTGCGGTTCTGGCGGAAGGGCGCGGGCGCCTCCCCCTGTTGCAGCGCCCGGATGCCGCGCCGCAATTCCTCCAGGGGCCGCAGGAGCGTGCGCGCCACCAGCAGGCCCATCCCGACGGCCAGCCCCGCCGCCCCCAGCATCGCCCACCCGATGGCGCGGACCGTGCGCGCCAGGAATTCCTGGCTGCGCCGGTCGGGATGAAGCTGCCTGCCGGAGGGCACCAGATACGCCACGGTTTTCCCGCCTACCGTGACGGCTGTCTCCGGGCGGTCCGTGACCCGCTGCCCCCGGGCGACGTCCGGCGTGGCGTACACCGCCCGCTGCCCCGGGTCCAGCACGATCCACGGGCTGAGCGAGATGAAGGGACCCCCGCGTCCCGCCTCCTGGGGAGGCCCGCCCTCCCCGTCATGCCGGTCGGGCTGTGGGGGCTGGTAGCCACTCAGGGTGCCGTGCGCCTGCCAGTAGCCCTGCACGTCCGCGATCAGTGTCGCCCGCGCCTGCTCGCCCAGGAAGGCCCGAAACTCCGAACGGGTGGTCGCGGCGGAGATGAATCCCACGGTGCCCAGCGCCAGGGCGCTCACCAGCACAAAGGCCAGCGTGAGGCGCCAGGCCAGCGTCCGCCAGAAGGGGCGTTTCATGTGTCCAGATCCGGATTGAGGCGGTAGCCGACGCCGAAGACCGTCTCGATCAGCCGGGGCTTGCCCGGCGCCTCCTCGATCTTGGCGCGCAGGTTCCGCATGTGGACATCGATGGTGCGCTCCGATCCCAGCGCCTCCTCCTGAACCTGCTCCAGCAGTTCCAGCCGGGTAAAGACCCGCCCGGGTGCCCGCAGGAAGGCCGACATCAGCTCGAATTCCGAGCGGGTCAGGTCCACCCGGCGGCCGCGCACCAGGAAGGTCCGCGCGGCGGGGTCGAGTTCCAGCGCCCCGGCCCGCAGGACCGTGGCCGGAGATTTCTCGCTGCCCCGGCGCAGATGCGCCCGCACGCGGGCCAGGAGTTCGGCCATCGAGAAGGGCTTGGTGACGTAATCGTCGGCGCCCAGCTCCAGGCCGAGCACCTTGTCGAGTTCGGTGTCCCTCGCTGTCAGGAAGATCACCGGCGCCAGCTCGGTCGCCCGGAAGCGGCGCAGGAACTCCAGACCGTCCATGCGGGGCATCATCACGTCGAGCAGCACGAGGTCCGGCCGGGCGTGCCGCGCTTCGAGCAGGCCCTCCTGGCCGCTTCCGGCAACCCGGACGCGGTAGCCGTGCTCCTCCAGGTATTCGCGCACCATGTCGCGCACGCCCGCGTTGTCCTCCACGATCAGGACGGTTTTCATGCCCGGCTCCCGGGCAGACGGAGGGGAAGACGGCGTCCCACGGTCATAGGAAGACTCTGTCATACCTCACCGCCCTTCTGGCCCCGTCCTGCCTTCCCCGGTGGCCGCCCGGAGAACAGGTCAGGAGGGCGGCGAACACCTCAGGCTGACGGGTCCTCATCGACCGGCCCCCGCTCCCCCCGTGAAACGGCCCCAGACATACCGTCTGAAGGCGTTCACGATCCACTTGCGGTGCACGGCGACATGCAGGGCCAGGATGATGACCCCGGCGTCGGCCGACAGGGTGTGCAGCCGCCGCCAGGGACCCTCGTGCTCATCGACATGCAGGCCCAGCGCGGGCAACACCGACCGGGAGATCAGCAGGCCGCTGAGGATGATCAGCGTCATGTCGATGTAAAAGAGCAGATTCAGGAGGGCATTGAAGCGCGTCTCTCCCGGCAGTTTCCCCAGCAATTTTCGGGTGACGCCGGTGATCCATTCCCAGTGCAGCACCAGGTGGGCGATGAGGGCGAACGCCAGCGCCACGCTGCCCCACTCGTGAATCGGAATCCCCGTGCCGTGCGGCTGCATCGCCAGGATGAACGCGGTGAAGGTGCAGGTGTCGAGGACCAGGTTGACGACTGTGGTGTTGAATTTCCTCTTGCGCGGCGCCGCCTTCA includes the following:
- a CDS encoding alpha-2-macroglobulin family protein produces the protein MKRPLARAGLLAALLTLSFAPAQPPVSLYGGVFRPGQSVRVGVNAPPHTVLRLERVAEPLGVFGATGNPHQPNLPPGTHTALVRTLHTGRQSYGDVNLGPLSAGLYVLRAGGAGTLILVSDLGLVVKRDRDTALVYAADRGSGMTRAARVWRLGKGSGANTLASADGLAEFTAPARDGEFFLARFGNQWAVSGANWNSYAVPHVKGYVYTDRPVYRPGQHVDFKGVLRGSESLKPLANRAVRVTVFSPFDENVFQKSLTTNGYGSFSTGFDLPAGAKLGEYRFEVRPSGTGENGTDVGGTFTVEAYQKPEYAVTVTPDRARAVQGDKLSVRVSARYLFGGSVGGARVTYNVTRAPYYPPGFDAEQDLPPGADGSDYGSDLVVREETRLNAQGNLDLTLPLTRDAQGRAQSYRIEAEVEDEAGRSVSGFARVLAFPASVNVEASTDAYVYDAGKPIRVTLDTRDLNGTGRAAPVTLDLVRQEWVRVKGDYTLRETRVARMTTSTNAKGTGTATLSARRGGGYVLRATVRDERGRTSTFENFAWVLKPGEDWDWNYRELTLRPDKRSYAPGETATVLIGNPRPGSPVLVTLEGDRLRRSAVLRGRGAALTYAFRVTRDMGGDVFVGAAALGDGNFYSNAARVRVPVRDAELSVQVTPGKAKYRPGETGRLAVQVRDAAGRGVPAELALGVVDQAIYLIRPDTSTPMLDVFHAPRENAVGTQSSVDFYFETGRLPAPAAAMSEAAFGQAKTAPPAQTDTPRENFRDTILWVPHLVTDSQGHAELSVHFPDNLTTWVATARAQTVSPRFGQATATTMTTKDVIARLSVPPFLVRGDTATLTGVVNNTLGRNVEGDVTARVQGLTPLGSGVFSPSGAPVTVAAGSRVRQDFAVRAETVGTADVTFGVRTPAASDSLRLPLPVKARGYDTTLTAAGAAGETVTLPVPPEANLGTARLRVFVTPSLLDAVTPALAYLVGYPYGCTEQTMSRFLPALLAREALGEDALPADVRRDLPEITALGLARLADFQHEDGGWGFWQFDDSTLEMTAYVTRGLLYARQLGVKVDNRVLDRALTYLARHVKDGREPQGARATAYRALAEAGRVDAAQLTAFARRTDLAPYTLAHTALALDHAGQAQAARDVLDRLKAKRTEGQSGALVHWDAPKRTDWLWYWEDNDIQTTAAALEALARLDPQSPLIPRVSQWLLANRRGPRWLSTQDTTSVVIAALALKSAPGGPARAQVSLNGQPVGQVTGAGEVSLQGAGLANLKPGANTLRVSGGRGASFAAELNFAREPRALPGDASRGFTLTRTYEKLEPVWDAKDKRYTFRRLPLLRGGKLQPVTAGDLLLVTLTVQPRQKGARYLLVSDPIPAGTRALDDRSLAISGLKGASGDDWNEWNYWYAGRDLLDDRVDLYADFLQGPQKMTYVLRAQTPGTFTALPTHAFLMYDPDVEGYAPAATLTVRARGQ
- a CDS encoding DUF1175 family protein, with translation MSPVRALALAALLAGNVAGNALAASAADADRDGYPDAVELVGADRAAFADWFAAVAESQYYGLAPDWKAADRDCAGLLRYAFVNALMKHDAAWWAKFTFLPRPHLPEVRGLTYPAPLVSRSVFRVAPGPYREGDVDAGRLVGRTSARFLANYSAALVSRDPARAQRGDLLFFLRPELGAYHSMVYLGGGRVVYHTGARPEDGGQVRLVTLATLMRHPDPAFHPTPNNPNFLGVYRWQILR
- a CDS encoding AMP-binding protein: MVGSDTPHGADSPGARAFQAARQVLLDRANDPVGAHAAFRWPQFTTFNWALDVFAPLAARLGSAPALFWDGGELSYADLDARANQIANHLRHLGVKRGDRVLVMLGNVPELWAVLIACIKLGAPILPAATLLSAGDVQDRVERGQVRAVVTDSANAEKFSGLPGDVLRLSVDEQAGSGWHSLAEATHQPSDFTPDGATQASDPVLLYFTSGTTSRPKLVVHTHASYPAGHLSTGYYIGLREGDRHWNVSSPGWAKHAWSSFFVPLTSGAAVYLDNSRFDARATLDKLVRQRISTICAPPTVWRMLIQQDLSASPVQLREAVGAGEPLNPEVIERVQQAWGVTIRDGYGQTETTAQVGNPPGTPIKPGSMGRPLPGYDIVLLDERGQEAEEGELNLRLGDARPLGLMAGYDGDPERTAAVLGGDTYPTGDIVRRDEDGYLFYVGRADDVFKSADYRVSPFELESFLVTHPLVAEAGVVPSPHPERLCVPKAYVVLATGVTPSAEVARDLLAYAREGLSPHLRIRRLEFAELPKTISGKIRRVELAAHAKQGVESGVRGELEFWEEDFPAPAAE
- a CDS encoding sensor histidine kinase, giving the protein MKRPFWRTLAWRLTLAFVLVSALALGTVGFISAATTRSEFRAFLGEQARATLIADVQGYWQAHGTLSGYQPPQPDRHDGEGGPPQEAGRGGPFISLSPWIVLDPGQRAVYATPDVARGQRVTDRPETAVTVGGKTVAYLVPSGRQLHPDRRSQEFLARTVRAIGWAMLGAAGLAVGMGLLVARTLLRPLEELRRGIRALQQGEAPAPFRQNRSDEFGEVLLAFGEMHQDVLRNQQARRQLTADIAHDLNTPLSVISGTLEGILDGTFRPTPERLGRLHRETQHVSQLVNDLRFLALADAGELHVNRQPTDVAALVGEAVANFREVAQRQGVALDTTLDTPERAVPLDRVRLTQVLQNLLSNALAHTSAGDRVNVAVRSARGYLAVSIQDTGSGIPPEHLPHVFDRLYRADSSRSSGGSGLGLSICRSIIEAHGGQIQVSSTPGVGTTVTFELPGP
- a CDS encoding response regulator transcription factor, which produces MKTVLIVEDNAGVRDMVREYLEEHGYRVRVAGSGQEGLLEARHARPDLVLLDVMMPRMDGLEFLRRFRATELAPVIFLTARDTELDKVLGLELGADDYVTKPFSMAELLARVRAHLRRGSEKSPATVLRAGALELDPAARTFLVRGRRVDLTRSEFELMSAFLRAPGRVFTRLELLEQVQEEALGSERTIDVHMRNLRAKIEEAPGKPRLIETVFGVGYRLNPDLDT
- a CDS encoding DUF4405 domain-containing protein translates to MTTTLKAAPRKRKFNTTVVNLVLDTCTFTAFILAMQPHGTGIPIHEWGSVALAFALIAHLVLHWEWITGVTRKLLGKLPGETRFNALLNLLFYIDMTLIILSGLLISRSVLPALGLHVDEHEGPWRRLHTLSADAGVIILALHVAVHRKWIVNAFRRYVWGRFTGGAGAGR